Part of the Faecalibacterium duncaniae genome, GCGTGCCGCTCATCATCGGTGTCGGCTTTCTGCTGGGCTTCCTCATCACCATCTCGGAGCCCGACTTACAGGTATTGGCCAATCAGGTGCCCTCCATCCCCAACATGACCCTCATCCTCTCAGTGGCGGCAGGCGTGGGGCTGTTTCTCGTGGTCGCCTTCCTGCGTATGCTGCTGGGCATTGCCCTGCCCAAGCTGCTGGTGGTGTTCTACGGGCTCATCTTTGTGCTGGCCGCCTTTGTACCAAAGGAATTTCTTTCCGTGGCCTTTGATTCCGGCGGCGTGACCACCGGCCCCATCACCGTTCCTTTCATCATGGCGCTGGGTGTCGGCGTGGCCGCTATCCGTTCCGACCGCCATGCCGCGGACGACAGCTTTGGTCTGGTGGCGCTGTGTTCCATCGGCCCCATTCTGGCAGTGCTCATTCTGGGCATTGCGTTCCAGGCCAGCGACAGCACCTACGTTCCGCCCATCCTGCCCAACGTCAGCGATTCCGTGGAGCTGTGGCAGCTCTTCCACGAGGGCCTGCCCACCTACATCAAGGAGATCGCCACCTCCCTGCTGCCCATCATCGCCATGTTCGGCGTGTTCCAGCTGGCGGCCCTCAAGCTCGACCGGCGGACGCTGGGCCGCATCGGCGTGGGCCTGGCCTATACTTATCTCGGTCTTGTGCTATTCCTCGCAGGCGCAAACATCGGCTTTATGCCCGCCGGTAATTATCTGGGCCAGGTGCTGGCAGGCCAGAGCTTCCGCTGGCTGCTGGTGCCCATCGGGATGCTCATCGGCTACTTCATCGTCAAGGCCGAGCCCGCCGTCTATGTACTGAACAAGCAGGTCGAGGAAGTGACCGACGGTGCCATCTCCGCCAGCACCATGGGCGCAGCCCTCTCGGCAGGCGTTTCCCTCTCGGTGGGTCTTGCCATGGTGCGGGTGCTCACCGGCATCTCCATCCTGTGGTTTCTCATCCCGGGCTATGCCTTTGCCATCGGCATCTCCTTCGTGGTGCCCAAGCTCTACACCGCCATCGCCTTTGACGCGGGCGGCGTTGCTTCCGGCCCCATGACGGCCACCTTCCTGCTGCCGCTGGCACAGGGTGCCTGTGTGGCCGTGGGCGGCAATATCGTCACCGATGCCTTCGGCGTGGTGGCCATGGTCGCCATGACCCCCCTCATCACGGTGCAGCTCATGGGTCTGATGGCCCAGCTCAAGCAGCGCCGGGCCCGCCAGGCACAGCCTGTGCCCGCCGCCGCGCTGGCCTTTGCCGACCTGCCGGATGATGCCATCATCGAGCTGTAAGGAGGTCCTGCTGTGAATACTTTATACTGGCTCATCACCATCACCGACCGCCACTCCACCGATGCCTTTCTGGCCCTTTACGAGGAGCACGGCATCACGGTCAGCCTGCGCACGGTGGGTGCAGGCACGGCGGTGCGGGAGACCCTTTCCACCCTGGGGCTGGAGCAGACCGAAAAGGCCGTGCTCTTTGCCATGATCACCGCCGAGACCTGGCCCGGCCTGCAAAAAGACCTGCGCCGCAAAATGCGCATCGATGTGCCGGGCACCGGCATCGCGTTCATCATCCCGGTCAGCAGCATCGGCGGCAAGCGGGCGCTGCAATTCCTGACCGAACACCAGACCTTTGCACTGAAGGAGGAAAGCACCTTGAAGGATACCCGCTATGAGCTGCTGCTCGTCATTGCCAATCAGAGCCACACCGGCTCCATCATGGACACGGCCCGCGCCGCCGGAGCTGGCGGCGGCACCGTCATCCACGCAAAGGGCACCGGCATGGAGGGTGCCGCCCACTTTATGGGGGTGGAGCTGGTCAACGAGAAGGAGCTGGTGCTCATCGTGTCCCGCACCACCCTGAAAAACCAGATCATGCAGGCCATCATG contains:
- a CDS encoding P-II family nitrogen regulator, with protein sequence MNTLYWLITITDRHSTDAFLALYEEHGITVSLRTVGAGTAVRETLSTLGLEQTEKAVLFAMITAETWPGLQKDLRRKMRIDVPGTGIAFIIPVSSIGGKRALQFLTEHQTFALKEESTLKDTRYELLLVIANQSHTGSIMDTARAAGAGGGTVIHAKGTGMEGAAHFMGVELVNEKELVLIVSRTTLKNQIMQAIMQGAGPKAGAIVFSLPVTDTAGLRLLDEE
- a CDS encoding DUF1538 domain-containing protein; the protein is MDIILKASIPKLREKLLEALQAVLPIVAIVLVLCFSIAPVSPSILLCFLLGAAMIIVGIMFFTLGAEMSMSPMGERVGAMLTKSRSVPLIIGVGFLLGFLITISEPDLQVLANQVPSIPNMTLILSVAAGVGLFLVVAFLRMLLGIALPKLLVVFYGLIFVLAAFVPKEFLSVAFDSGGVTTGPITVPFIMALGVGVAAIRSDRHAADDSFGLVALCSIGPILAVLILGIAFQASDSTYVPPILPNVSDSVELWQLFHEGLPTYIKEIATSLLPIIAMFGVFQLAALKLDRRTLGRIGVGLAYTYLGLVLFLAGANIGFMPAGNYLGQVLAGQSFRWLLVPIGMLIGYFIVKAEPAVYVLNKQVEEVTDGAISASTMGAALSAGVSLSVGLAMVRVLTGISILWFLIPGYAFAIGISFVVPKLYTAIAFDAGGVASGPMTATFLLPLAQGACVAVGGNIVTDAFGVVAMVAMTPLITVQLMGLMAQLKQRRARQAQPVPAAALAFADLPDDAIIEL